GATCCCATGACCATCGACAAACACTAAATCCGGCTTTTGCGACAGCATCTCCCACGCGGCCAGCAGCGCAGGATATTCGCGGAAGGAAAGAAAACCTGGAATGTAAGGCATGGTGGTGGCGATACGTGCCACTTTATACTCCACCAGCTCAAGAGAGGGGTATTTCAGCAGCACCATCGCCGCTCGCGTCACTTCTCCGCCCTGCTCAAACCCGACATCGGCTCCGGCGATCAGATCCGGCGGATCTTTATCAAGTCGATCCTCACGGATCACAGAAGAAGCCAGTTCGATTTGTTGAGCGCGTAATGACGCGAGATCCATAATCACTCCTTAGCGGTGATATTGTTCAGACAACCGATGCACAGCCTCCACAAACACGCCAGCATGTTCTGGCGGCACATCCTGATGAATGCCGTGACCAAGGTTAAAGACATGACCTTCGCCGTGACCGAAACCTGCAAGTATAGTCGCGACTTCTTCTTCAATGCGGGCAGGTGGCGCGTACAGCATCGACGGATCCATATTACCCTGCAGCGCGACTTTATTGCCCACGCGGCGGCGCGCATCAGCGATATCCGTTGTCCAGTCGAGGCCCAGCGCATCGCAACCCGTTTCCGCCATAGCTTCCAGCCACTGTCCACCGCCTTTGGTAAACAGGGTGACCGGTACACGGCGACCGTCGTTTTCACGCAGTAAACCATCAACTATTTTATGCATGTAATAGAGCGAGAACTGTTGATAATCGCGCCCGGTGAGCACGCCGCCCCAGGTATCGAAGATCATCACGGCCTGAGCACCAGCTTTAATTTGCGCATTCAGATACAAAGTGACGCTTTTCGCCAGTTTATCGAGCAGAGCGTGCAGCGCCTGTGGATCGGCATACATCATCTTTTTGATCACGGTGAACGCTTTGCTGCTGCCACCTTCCACCATATAGGTCGCCAGCGTCCACGGGCTGCCGGAAAAACCAATCAGCGGCACTTCGCCTTTCAGTTCGCGGCGAATAGTACGCACCGCGTTCATCACATAACCCAGCTCATCTTCCGGGTCCGGAATTGGCAGTTTATCAACGTCAGCTTTGCAGGTGACTGGCGAGGTAAAGCGCGGACCTTCTCCGGCTTCAAAATAGAGCCCTAACCCCATCGCGTCCGGCACGGTGAGGATATCGGAAAAGAGGATCGCCGCATCCAGCGGATAGCGACGCAGCGGTTGCAAAGTCACTTCGCACGCCAGCTCTGCATTTTTGCACAGCGACATAAAATCGCCCGCCTGGGCGCGCGTGGCTTTATATTCCGGTAGATAGCGACCCGCCTGGCGCATCATCCATACTGGAGTGACATCAACGGGCTGGCGCAGCAGCGCCCGCAGATAACGATCGTTTTTGAGTTCGGTCATTTTGGCTGTTCCTTAGTGCGTCAGGCGGTCAGTGTATCATCACTCATACTCTGCCCGACACATCGCCACCGTATCTTCTATCAGACGGCGCGCCACGGTGCCGGGCGGCGGAAGTAACGGTAAATCATCGTAGCGATACCAGTTCGCCTCGAGCAGCTCTTTCGGATCAATCACGATGTCGCCGCTGTCATATTCCGCCATAAATGCGGTCATCAGCGACTGGGGAAACGGCCACGGCTGGGAAGTCACGTACCGCAAGTTTTTAACTTTAATTCCGCTCTCTTCCATCACTTCCCGCGCGACCGCCTGCTCGAGGGTTTCGCCCACTTCGACGAATCCGGCAAGTACCGTATGGACACCGTTACGATGGCGGGTATGCTGGGCGAGGAGGATCGAATCATCGCGACGGATGGCAACAATAATGCAGGGGGCGATTTGCGGGTAGTAACGCTCACGGCAATGGCTGCACAGCATCGCCCATTCGGTTTTGCTTGGATACATTTCATGCCCGCAGTAACCACAGTATTTATGCGATCGGTAAAACTCCGCCAGTTGCACGCCACGTCCGGCCAGTTGAAACAGCCCAACATCGAGATCAATGACCTGACGTACCGACCCCATATCGTGACGCCGATGCTGTTGTACTAACCAAACAGGTTCCCCCTGCCATTCGCCGATTTGTAGTGCGCGCTGACCCACAAGATCGAAATTTGCCGCTTCGCCATATGGCAATTCTCCCTTCGGCAACCATAATTTTTGTTCATGGCTGACGACCCACCAGCCGTGATCTAATTTTTCAATTATACGATCCATAGCTCTTGCACTACCTTTGCATCACTGGCATGTTTAACATGGTTTTTACATTTCTCACTGAGCAGTTTTTGAATACAAACTTGCGGAGTCAATCATGCTTAACCAGCTCGATAACCTGACGGAGCGCGTCAGAGGAAGTAACAAACTGGTTGATCGCTGGCTACATGTACGTAAGCATCTGCTCGTGGCTTACTACAATCTGGTTGGCATTAAGCCTGGCAAAGAATCGTACATGAGGCTAAACGAAAAAGCCCTTGATGATTTTTGTCAGAGCCTGGTCGATTACTTGTCTGCCGGACATTTCAGTATTTATGAGCGCATTCTTCATAAACTGGAAGGCAATGGGCAACTCGCACGCGCCGCGAAGATTTGGCCACAACTCGAAGCCAATACCCAACAGATTATGGATTACTACGATTCCAGCCTTGAAACCGCTATCGATCATGATAATTACCTTGAGTTTCAACAGGTTTTATCTGACATCGGCGAGGCCCTGGAAGCGCGCTTTGTGCTGGAAGATAAGCTGATTCTGCTGGTGCTTGACGCCGCCCGCGTCAAACATCCTGCTTGAGTTCTGCGCTGTTAACGCGTAATTTACATTCAACGCCCCGTTTGCGGGGCTAATTTCTTGTCGGAGTGCCTTAACTGGCTGAGACCGTTTATTCGGGATCCGCGGAACCTGATCAGGCTAATACCTGCGAAGGGAACAAGAGTTAATCTGCTATCGCATCGCCTTTGCGGCGATCGTCTCTTGCTTCATCCGTCGTCTGACAAGCCACGTCCTTAACTTTTTGGAATGAGCTATGTCTGCAACAAAACTGACCCGCCGCGAACAACGCGCCCAGGCCCAACATTTTATCGACACCCTGGAAGGCACCGCCTTTCCGAACTCAAAACGCATTTACATCACTGGCACACAACCCGGCGTGCGCGTGCCGATGCGTGAGATCCAGCTTAGCCCGACGCTAATCGGTGGTAGCAAAGAACAGCCGCAGTACGAAGAAAACGAAGCGATTCCCGTCTACGATACCTCCGGTCCGTATGGCGATCCGCAGATCGCCATTAACGTGCAGCAAGGACTGGCAAAACTACGCCAGCCGTGGATCGATGCACGCGGCGATACCGAAGAACTTACCGTGCGCAGTTCCGATTACACTAAAGCACGGCTGGCAGATGATGGCCTCGACGAGCTGCGTTTTAGCGGCGTATTAACCCCAAAACGCGCCAAAGCAGGCCACCGCGTCACACAACTGCACTACGCCCGCCAGGGCATCATCACACCGGAGATGGAATTCATCGCCATCCGCGAGAATATGGGCCGCGAGCGCATTCGTAACGAAGTTTTGTGCCACCAGCATCCGGGAATGAGCTTTGGCGCACGCCTGCCGGAAAATATCACTGCGGAATTTGTCCGTGATGAAGTCGCTGCCGGACGTGCCATTATCCCCGCCAACATCAACCATCCGGAATCAGAGCCGATGATTATTGGTCGCAACTTTCTGGTGAAGGTTAACGCCAATATCGGCAACTCGGCAGTCACCTCTTCCATCGAAGAAGAAGTGGAAAAGCTGGTATGGTCTACGCGCTGGGGGGCGGATACAGTGATGGATCTTTCCACCGGTCGCTATATTCACGAAACTCGCGAATGGATTTTGCGTAACAGCCCGGTGCCTATTGGTACAGTGCCGATCTACCAGGCGCTGGAGAAGGTTAATGGGATCGCTGAAGATCTTACCTGGGAAGCGTTCCGGGACACGCTGCTGGAACAGGCCGAGCAAGGTGTGGATTACTTCACTATCCATGCGGGCGTGCTACTGCGCTACGTGCCGATGACCGCGAAACGCCTGACCGGTATCGTCTCTCGCGGCGGTTCGATTATGGCGAAATGGTGCCTCTCCCATCATCAGGAAAATTTCCTCTATCAACACTTCCGCGAAATTTGTGAAATCTGTGCCGCTTATGATGTTTCGTTGTCCTTGGGCGACGGCCTGCGCCCCGGTTCTATTCAGGACGCCAACGATGAAGCGCAGTTTGCCGAGCTACATACGCTGGGCGAACTGACCAAAATCGCCTGGGAATATGACGTGCAGGTGATGATTGAAGGTCCAGGCCACGTGCCGATGCAGATGATCCGCCGCAATATGACCGAGGAGTTAGAGCACTGCCACGAAGCACCGTTCTATACCCTCGGGCCGCTAACTACTGATATTGCGCCGGGTTATGACCACTTCACATCGGGGATTGGCGCGGCGATGATTGGCTGGTTTGGCTGCGCGATGCTCTGTTACGTAACGCCAAAAGAGCATCTGGGTCTGCCTAATAAAGAAGATGTTAAGCAGGGGCTTATCACCTATAAGATTGCCGCCCACGCCGCCGACCTGGCGAAAGGGCATCCGGGCGCGCAAATTCGCGATAACGCCATGTCGAAAGCCCGCTTCGAATTTCGCTGGGAAGACCAGTTTAATCTGGCCCTCGACCCGTTTACCGCCCGCGCTTATCACGATGAAACCCTGCCGCAAGAATCCGGCAAAGTCGCCCATTTTTGCTCCATGTGTGGGCCGAAATTCTGCTCGATGAAAATCAGCCAGGAAGTGCGTGACTATGCCGCCGCGCAAACCATTGAAGTGGGAATGGCGGATATGTCGGAGAACTTCCGTGCCAGAGGTGGAGAAATATACCTGCGTAAGGAGGAAGCGTGATGTATCAGCCTGATTTTCCTCACGTACCTTTTCGTTTAGGACTGTACCCGGTAGTGGACAGCGTACAGTGGATCGAACGTCTGTTGGATGCAGGCGTGCGTACTCTCCAGCTGCGCATCAAAGATCGGCGCGATGAAGAAGTGGAAGCCGATGTCGTGGCAGCAATTGCGCTGGGCCGCCGCTATAACGCACGGCTGTTTATCAACGATTACTGGCGGCTGGCGATTAAGCATCAGGCGTATGGCGTCCATCTGGGACAGGAAGATTTGCAAACCACCGATCTCAATGCCATCCGTGCAGCGGGCCTGCGGCTGGGCGTTTCGACTCATGATGATATGGAGATCGACGTCGCGCTGGCAGCACGTCCTTCTTATATCGCGCTAGGACATGTGTTCCCGACGCAAACCAAACAGATGCCTTCTGCACCGCAGGGGCTGGAACAGCTGGCACGGCATGTTGAGCGCCTGGCTGATTATCCCACTGTAGCGATTGGCGGTATCAGCCTGCCGCGCGCACCTGCGGTGATGGCGACAGGTGTTGGCAGTATCGCCGTCGTCAGTGCCATTACCCAGGCCGCAGACTGGCGTTTGGCAACGGAACAGTTGCTGGAAATTGCAGGAGTTGGCGATGAATGACCGTGATTTTATGCGTTATAGCCGTCAAATCCTGCTCGACGATATCGCTCTTGACGGGCAGCAAAAACTGCTCGACAGCCAGGTGCTGATTATCGGTCTGGGTGGGTTGGGTACACCTGCTGCACTATACCTGGCGGGAGCTGGTGTCGGGACGCTGGTACTGGCAGATGACGACGATGTGCATTTGAGCAATCTGCAACGACAAATCCTCTTTACCACTGAAGATATCGATCGCCCGAAATCGCAGGTCAGCCAACAGCGACTGACACAGTTAAATCCCGACATTCAACTGACAGCATTACAACAACGGTTAATGGGTAAGGCGTTAAAAGATGCGGTAGCACGGGTCGATGTGGTTCTCGACTGTACCGACAACATGGCGACTCGCCAGGAGATTAATGCCGCCTGCGTAGCACTTAACACACCGCTTATCACCGCCAGCGCGGTCGGATTTGGTGGTCAGTTGATGGTGCTGACACCGCCCTGGGAACAGGGGTGTTACCGCTGCCTGTGGCCGGATAACCAGGAGCCTGAACGCAACTGCCGCACGGCAGGCGTGGTTGGCCCGGTGGTCGGGGTCATGGGCACGTTACAGTCACTGGAAGCAATTAAGCTATTGAGTGGTATAGAGACCCCTGCGGGATATCTTCGACTGTTTGACGGTAAATTAAACCAATGGCGCAACCTGGCGTTGCGCCGCGCCAGCGGTTGCCCGGTATGCGGAGGAAGCAATGCAGCTCCTGTTTAACGATCAACCGATGCAGTGCGTCGCCGGGCTAACTGTTCACGATCTGCTCGTGCAACTCAATCAACAACAAGCGGGCGCGGCGCTGGCGATTAACCAGCAAATCATCCCGCGAGAGCAGTGGGCGCAACATATCGTGCAGGATGGCGACCAGATCCTGCTTTTTCAGGTTATTGCAGGGGGTTGAGATGTTACGTATTGCGGACAAAACGTTTGATTCACATCTGTTTACCGGCACCGGGAAATTCGCCTCTTCACAATTGATGGTGGAGGCGATCCGCGCTTCCGGCAGCCAACTGGTGACGCTGGCGATGAAACGCGTCGACTTGCGCCAGCACAACGATGCTATCCTCGAACCGCTTATCGCGGCGGGTGTGACCCTGCTGCCGAATACTTCCGGGGCGAAAACAGCGGAAGAAGCCATTTTCGCCGCCCATCTGGCACGTGAAGCATTAGGCACAAACTGGCTAAAATTAGAGATTCACCCTGACGCCCGCTGGCTGTTGCCCGATCCCATCGAAACCCTGAAAGCCGCCGAAACACTGGTACAACAGGGATTTGTCGTGCTGCCTTACTGCGGTGCCGATCCGGTGTTGTGCAAACGTCTGGAAGAAGTCGGCTGTGCAGCGGTGATGCCGCTCGGCGCGCCGATTGGCTCGAATCAGGGACTGGAAACCCGCGCCATGCTGGAGATTATTATCCAGCAAGCCACGGTTCCGGTGGTCGTTGATGCTGGCATTGGCGTTCCCAGCCATGCCGCGCAGGCGCTTGAAATGGGAGCCGATGCGGTGTTAGTGAATACGGCGATTGCCGTCGCGGACGATCCCGTCAACATGGCGAAGGCATTTCGTCTGGCGGTAGACGCCGGCCTGCTGGCACGTCAGTCCGGGCCGGGCAGTCGCAGTCATTTTGCTCATGCCACTAGCCCGCTGACCGGATTTCTGGAGGCATCGGCATGAAAACCTTCAGTGATCGCTGGCGACAACTGGACTGGGACGACATCCGCCTGCGAATCAACAGCAAAACGGCAGCTGACGTAGAGCGGGCGCTCAATGTTTCGCAACTCACTCGCGACGATATGATGGCATTGCTATCACCTGCCGCCGATGAATACCTGGAACCACTGGCTCAACGGGCGCAGCTTCTGACCCGTCAGCGATTTGGCAACGTCGTCAGCTTCTACGTCCCGCTTTATCTTTCCAATCTTTGCGCTAACGACTGCACGTACTGCGGATTTTCCATGAGCAATCGCATCAAGCGTAAAACGCTGGATGAAGCGGATATCGCCAGGGAAAGCGCCGCTATCCGGGAGATGGGCTTTGAACATCTATTGCTGGTCACTGGTGAACATCAGGCGAAAGTGGGGATGGATTACTTTCGTCGTCATCTCCCTGTCCTGCGTGAACAGTTCTCTTCACTACAGATGGAAGTACAGCCACTGGCGGAAGCGGAATACGCCGAGTTAAAGCAACTTGGTCTGGATGGGGTGATGGTTTATCAGGAGACATATCACGAGGCGACATACGCCCACCATCATCTGAAAGGGAAAAAACAGGACTTCTTCTGGCGGCTGGAAACGCCGGATCGGCTGGGCCGTGCGGGGATAGATAAGATAGGCCTCGGCGCGCTAATCGGCCTTTCCGACAGCTGGCGCGTTGACTGCTATATGGTTGCCGAACATTTGCTATGGCTGCAACAACATTACTGGCAAAGCCGTTACTCTGTCTCCTTCCCGCGCCTGCGCCCGTGTACTGGCGGGATTGAGCCAGCGTCGATTATGGATGAACGCCAGTTAGTGCAAACTATCTGCGCCTTCCGCCTACTTGCGCCGGAGATTGAACTGTCACTCTCCACGCGGGAATCACCGTGGTTTCGCGATCGCGTTATTCCGCTGGCGATCAATAACGTCAGCGCCTTCTCGAAAACGCAACCTGGTGGCTATGCCGACAATCATCCCGAGCTGGAACAGTTCTCACCGCACGACGATCGCAGACCAGAAGCGGTGGCCGCCGCGTTAACCGCTCAGGGTTTGCAGCCGGTGTGGAAAGACTGGGACAGCTATCTGGGACGCGCCTCGCAAAGGACATGAGACAAAATGTAAGAACGTAAATTTATTCCGAGCAGCTACGGAAGATGAAAAACGCAAGGTTGTTGAAAGCGTTGCGTTTTTTTATGTTAGTACCGTCAGCAGGAATGTTGTCCAGGGCGAAAAGCTTCTTCCTCGTTTCGCCCTGCCTTTCTTAATATTTCCCATGAAGAATTTGCCCTCTGAATAACACCCATAAAAAAACCCGCCGAAGCGGGTTTTTACGTTATTTGCGGATTAACGATTACTCGTTATCAGAACCGCCCAGACCTGCGTTCAGCAGTTCTGCCAGGCTGGCAGATGCGTCTTCTGCAGTCACCTGCGGTGCAGCCGGAGCTTCACCCGCAGCACGGCGACGCATACGATCCTGGTGATACGCGTAACCGGTACCAGCCGGGATCAGACGACCCACGATAACGTTCTCTTTCAGGCCGCGCAGTTCGTCGCGTTTGCCCGCAACGGCTGCTTCGGTCAGCACGCGAGTGGTCTCCTGGAACGATGCCGCGGAGATGAAGGACTCGGTTGCCAGAGACGCTTTGGTGATACCCAGCAGATCGCGGGAGTAAGTTGCACCCACTTTGCCGTTCGCTTCCAGTTCGCGGTTTGCGATCTTGACGCGAGAGTATTCAACCTGTTCGCCTTCCAGGAAGTCGGAGCTGCCCGCGTTAACGATGGTAGCTTTACGCAGCATCTGACGAACGATAACTTCGATGTGTTTATCGTTAATCTTAACGCCCTGCAGACGGTATACGTCCTGTACTTCGTTAACGATGTAACGAGTTACAGCATGCACACCACGCAGACGCAGAATGTCATGCGGCGCTTCCGGACCATCGGAAATTACGTCACCACGTTCTACACGTTCACCTTCGAACACGTTGAGCTGACGCCATTTCGGAATCATCTCTTCGTACGGCTCGCT
The nucleotide sequence above comes from Escherichia coli. Encoded proteins:
- the hemE gene encoding uroporphyrinogen decarboxylase, with translation MTELKNDRYLRALLRQPVDVTPVWMMRQAGRYLPEYKATRAQAGDFMSLCKNAELACEVTLQPLRRYPLDAAILFSDILTVPDAMGLGLYFEAGEGPRFTSPVTCKADVDKLPIPDPEDELGYVMNAVRTIRRELKGEVPLIGFSGSPWTLATYMVEGGSSKAFTVIKKMMYADPQALHALLDKLAKSVTLYLNAQIKAGAQAVMIFDTWGGVLTGRDYQQFSLYYMHKIVDGLLRENDGRRVPVTLFTKGGGQWLEAMAETGCDALGLDWTTDIADARRRVGNKVALQGNMDPSMLYAPPARIEEEVATILAGFGHGEGHVFNLGHGIHQDVPPEHAGVFVEAVHRLSEQYHR
- the nudC gene encoding NAD(+) diphosphatase — encoded protein: MDRIIEKLDHGWWVVSHEQKLWLPKGELPYGEAANFDLVGQRALQIGEWQGEPVWLVQQHRRHDMGSVRQVIDLDVGLFQLAGRGVQLAEFYRSHKYCGYCGHEMYPSKTEWAMLCSHCRERYYPQIAPCIIVAIRRDDSILLAQHTRHRNGVHTVLAGFVEVGETLEQAVAREVMEESGIKVKNLRYVTSQPWPFPQSLMTAFMAEYDSGDIVIDPKELLEANWYRYDDLPLLPPPGTVARRLIEDTVAMCRAEYE
- the rsd gene encoding sigma D regulator, with amino-acid sequence MLNQLDNLTERVRGSNKLVDRWLHVRKHLLVAYYNLVGIKPGKESYMRLNEKALDDFCQSLVDYLSAGHFSIYERILHKLEGNGQLARAAKIWPQLEANTQQIMDYYDSSLETAIDHDNYLEFQQVLSDIGEALEARFVLEDKLILLVLDAARVKHPA
- the thiC gene encoding phosphomethylpyrimidine synthase ThiC produces the protein MSATKLTRREQRAQAQHFIDTLEGTAFPNSKRIYITGTQPGVRVPMREIQLSPTLIGGSKEQPQYEENEAIPVYDTSGPYGDPQIAINVQQGLAKLRQPWIDARGDTEELTVRSSDYTKARLADDGLDELRFSGVLTPKRAKAGHRVTQLHYARQGIITPEMEFIAIRENMGRERIRNEVLCHQHPGMSFGARLPENITAEFVRDEVAAGRAIIPANINHPESEPMIIGRNFLVKVNANIGNSAVTSSIEEEVEKLVWSTRWGADTVMDLSTGRYIHETREWILRNSPVPIGTVPIYQALEKVNGIAEDLTWEAFRDTLLEQAEQGVDYFTIHAGVLLRYVPMTAKRLTGIVSRGGSIMAKWCLSHHQENFLYQHFREICEICAAYDVSLSLGDGLRPGSIQDANDEAQFAELHTLGELTKIAWEYDVQVMIEGPGHVPMQMIRRNMTEELEHCHEAPFYTLGPLTTDIAPGYDHFTSGIGAAMIGWFGCAMLCYVTPKEHLGLPNKEDVKQGLITYKIAAHAADLAKGHPGAQIRDNAMSKARFEFRWEDQFNLALDPFTARAYHDETLPQESGKVAHFCSMCGPKFCSMKISQEVRDYAAAQTIEVGMADMSENFRARGGEIYLRKEEA
- the thiE gene encoding thiamine phosphate synthase; translation: MYQPDFPHVPFRLGLYPVVDSVQWIERLLDAGVRTLQLRIKDRRDEEVEADVVAAIALGRRYNARLFINDYWRLAIKHQAYGVHLGQEDLQTTDLNAIRAAGLRLGVSTHDDMEIDVALAARPSYIALGHVFPTQTKQMPSAPQGLEQLARHVERLADYPTVAIGGISLPRAPAVMATGVGSIAVVSAITQAADWRLATEQLLEIAGVGDE
- the thiF gene encoding thiazole biosynthesis adenylyltransferase ThiF: MNDRDFMRYSRQILLDDIALDGQQKLLDSQVLIIGLGGLGTPAALYLAGAGVGTLVLADDDDVHLSNLQRQILFTTEDIDRPKSQVSQQRLTQLNPDIQLTALQQRLMGKALKDAVARVDVVLDCTDNMATRQEINAACVALNTPLITASAVGFGGQLMVLTPPWEQGCYRCLWPDNQEPERNCRTAGVVGPVVGVMGTLQSLEAIKLLSGIETPAGYLRLFDGKLNQWRNLALRRASGCPVCGGSNAAPV
- the thiS gene encoding sulfur carrier protein ThiS codes for the protein MQLLFNDQPMQCVAGLTVHDLLVQLNQQQAGAALAINQQIIPREQWAQHIVQDGDQILLFQVIAGG
- the thiG gene encoding thiazole synthase, with the translated sequence MLRIADKTFDSHLFTGTGKFASSQLMVEAIRASGSQLVTLAMKRVDLRQHNDAILEPLIAAGVTLLPNTSGAKTAEEAIFAAHLAREALGTNWLKLEIHPDARWLLPDPIETLKAAETLVQQGFVVLPYCGADPVLCKRLEEVGCAAVMPLGAPIGSNQGLETRAMLEIIIQQATVPVVVDAGIGVPSHAAQALEMGADAVLVNTAIAVADDPVNMAKAFRLAVDAGLLARQSGPGSRSHFAHATSPLTGFLEASA
- the thiH gene encoding 2-iminoacetate synthase ThiH, giving the protein MKTFSDRWRQLDWDDIRLRINSKTAADVERALNVSQLTRDDMMALLSPAADEYLEPLAQRAQLLTRQRFGNVVSFYVPLYLSNLCANDCTYCGFSMSNRIKRKTLDEADIARESAAIREMGFEHLLLVTGEHQAKVGMDYFRRHLPVLREQFSSLQMEVQPLAEAEYAELKQLGLDGVMVYQETYHEATYAHHHLKGKKQDFFWRLETPDRLGRAGIDKIGLGALIGLSDSWRVDCYMVAEHLLWLQQHYWQSRYSVSFPRLRPCTGGIEPASIMDERQLVQTICAFRLLAPEIELSLSTRESPWFRDRVIPLAINNVSAFSKTQPGGYADNHPELEQFSPHDDRRPEAVAAALTAQGLQPVWKDWDSYLGRASQRT